GAGACCACAACCACACAGCCCCGGAAGTCCTCGAGCAGGTCTTCGAGAACACTCAGCGTTTGAACATCAAGATCATTGGTGGGTTCATCCAGCAGCAAGACGTTGGGAGCCTGGATCAGCATCCGACAAAGACTCAGCCGTCTTCGCTCTCCTCCTGATAACTTGCTGAGCGGGCTGTGCTGCTGAGCGGGGGGAAACAGAAACCGCTCCAACAGCTGGGAGGCACTCAGTTGCTCTCCTCCCAGGTCAATTCGAGATGCGGCCTCTTCGACGAATTCGATCACCTTGCGCTCGAGTCCACGCCCTTCTGCGAGTGCATCGGTGTGCTGATCGAGATAACCAAGTTGCACCGTTTCCCCGAGACGAAGGCTGCCAGCGGTGGCTTGTCGCCGTCCGGCGATTAGGTCAAGCAGGGTGGATTTGCCGCTGCCATTGGGTCCAATGATTCCAACCCGGTCCTCAGGACTGAAGCTATAGGTGAAATCCTTGAGAAGTACGGGGCCGTCGGCCTGGCCATCTGCTGTGACCATCAGCTCCTCAACTTCAATGGCCAGCTTGCCGATCCGACGGCTAACGCTGCTCATTTCCAGCTGGTTGCGATTGTTTTTCGAGGGTGCCGCCCGCATCGCCTCGATGCGCTGGATGCGAGCTTTCTGCTTGGTGCTCCTTGCTTTAGGGCCCTGGCGGAGCCAAGCCAGTTCCCGTCGCATCACGCTCTTGAATCGGGCAGCTTCTGCGGCTTCTGAGACCTCTTGGTCGGCTTTTCGTTGCAGATAGGCGCTGTAATTCCCATCAATACTGGAGGCTTGTCCTTTCTCTACCTCAACAATTCGGCGAGTAACGCGGTCGAGTACGTAGCGGTCGTGGGTGACGAGCACCACAGCTCCCGGGTAGCGATCCAGCCAGCTCTGCAGCCATTCCACAGCCGCTGCATCCAGATGGTTTGTGGGTTCATCCAGGAGCAGTACATCAGGGCCTGCAACCAGTGCCGAGGCCAGCCCCACCCGCTTGCGATAGCCACCGGACAAATCCTCCACAGGGCGGTGAAGATCGCTAATTCCCAAGCGTTGCAGCACTTCCTGGCACTGTTGCTCAAGGCCCCAGGCCCCCTCTTCATCCATGCGCTCGCTTAGAGCACCGAGTTCCCGCATCAGTCTTGTGTTTTCAGGAGACCGGGCGACCGCTTCAGAAACCTCGCTGAAGCGCAGCAGCAGCTCCCGTTTTTCTCCACAGCCGGCCAGCACCTGTTCGAGCACAGTGAGCCCAGGATCCACCGTGCTGTCCTGACCAACCAGCTCAATTTTCAGACGAGAGGAGCAGCGTCGCTCGCCCCCTCCAAGAGGTTCTTTCCCTGAAAGAATCCTCAGAAGGGTGGATTTACCCGCTCCGTTGGGTCCTATTAGCCCAACCCTGTCGCCTTCGCGAATGTGCAGCGTGAGGTCCTCGAACAGGGTGCGAATCCCGAAATCTTTGGAGGCATCAACCAGGCTGATCAGACTCACGGGCCTGCGACCTCGCGCTGGGCGTCCAGATAGGCAAACACGCTTTTGTCTCCCACATCTGCGGCTGCCTCCATGCCGAATTTACGAACGGCAAGCACGACCAGCAGCAGCCCCGCGAACAACACCAACATCCAGCAGGGACCCTTGCCAATCAGCCCCAGCAAACGCCCAAGGAGAGCAACAGGAAGCAGCAATGTGAGGCCGATGGCCTCCGGACGCCGGAAGCAGAAGAATTCCTTGAAGCCGATTCCAGTGAGAGCGGCAAACATAGGGCCAACAGCCAGGAGCCAAAGGGGCTGGCTGGCCAACGTGTTGAGGGCTTCACTAGCTGGGGCTTGAAGCAATAGCACCAGCCAACCAAGACTGCCGATCAGCCAGAACAACTGCAGCGCTCGATGCAGTGGACGCAGATAGATATGAATCCACTGCAGTGCCAGTCCAAGGCTGATGCAAAGAGGTAGAAGCCACAGCCATGCCCACTGACCACCCACCATCCACCATTGCAGCAGTCCAACACTGAGGGAGACTCCGCCGATCAGAAGGCAGATCCTGTAACGCTGGACCTCCTCTCTGTCCGTCGACGTGATGGTGAAAGGTCCATAGATTCCGTCGAACTGGGGATCGGCGGTCGTCATGGCAGGGGAATGGTGCTATTCACCAGTGTGCTCAGCTTTGGACCCTCCGGAACGATTCCGCCAGGATTCAGGGGAAATAGAGCGCCGAAGTAGTCATGGCGCCAGGCAGTGGCATCGCAGGTGGCCTCCACTCCTGGTAACGCAAGGAACCGTTGTCGCCATTTCCATAGTTCTGGCAGCATCCACAAGGGTCTAGCGCTGCATCCGAACAGGGGAGAGTAGACAGTCTCCCAGCGGATCAGGGTCGGGAACAGGCGCACATCGGCAAGGGTCAGGGTTGCACCGCAGAGCCATGGACCTTCCTGCCTGAGGCTTCCTTCTAGCTCTTGAAGAGCATCGTCCATGGCGGCACTTGCCAGGTTGTAAGCCGATTGGTTCCGCGCAAAGCCGCAGCGGTAAACCCCATCGTTCAGAGCTGGCTGCAGAAGCTGCTGCCAGCTTTCGATCCGTTCCTGCAGGCTGGCCGGTGCCAGGTCAGGTGCTTCAGGTGCTGCAGGCCACCGATTAAGTGCCGAGGTCAGTGGTGTGCTGTCGTTGCCGAGAAGGTGTGGTTTGTGCTGTTCGGTGCGGCCAGGATCCACCAGCACCGGTACCGTCGCTCGCAGGCTGGGTTCCGCTCCGCAGCGTCGATACAGCTCCAGGAGGCTGGTGCAGCCCAGCCAGCTGGGATCGAGCCGCCATCGTCCTTCCTCATGGTCAGCTTTGGCGGTGATCACCCCGAGAGTGCTCTCAAGACCACGCAGTTTCACCATCAGCCAGGCGCGATGTGCCCAAGGACAGCTGCGGCCAATCAGCAATCTCGGTCGACGGTCTGGTTCACGCTCCTGAAGATCATCTGCCGCAGGCACCGAAGTTTGCATTGGAGCGCTGTCCGGCCGTTGGTAGTTGCCCTCGTCATCCGCAGGTCCCAGCCCTGTCATCAGGCGTTGCCACTGCCACTGCCAGCCCTTTCGCACATTGCGAACGATCAGCGGAGGAATCGACATCACGGTTCCGTTTCAAGGCATTGTCCTTCAGTCTGTGGATGAGTGCAGCGACCTGATGGCAAGCCCCCGAGTGCTGGTGGTGGCTGGTACCCACGGCAATGAAGTCAATGCTCCATGGCTCCTCGAGCAATGGGTCGCTCACAACGAGCTGATAGACGCCTGTGGATGCGTCGTCCAAACGGTGATTGGTAATCCGGAGGCCCGTGCCGTTGGTCGTCGTTATCGCGATCGCGATCTCAATCGTTCCTTCCGTCCCGACCTTCTGCAGCAGTGTGCGATCAATCCCGAGCAGTGTGATCGTGAAATGCTCAGGGCTCAGGAACTGTTAAGCCAGTTCGGGCCTAAGGGACAAAGGCCCTGTGACCTCGTGTTTGACTTGCATAGCACCACAGCTGCGATGGGCAACTGCCTGGTGGTGTACGGCCGCAGGCCAGCCGATCTGGCCCTCGCAGCGCTGGTCCAGTCATCGCTTGGGCTACAGGTCTATCTGCATGAAGCGGATGCTGCTCAGCAGGGTTTCATGGTGGAGCGCTGGCCCTGTGGGCTTGTGATTGAAGTGGGGCCTGTGCCTCAGAGCGTTCGCAGGCATGACATCGTTGATCAGACGCGCTTGGCGCTTCAGGCGGTGTTTCTGGCCATTGCTGACGTCGTCTCCGGAAAAGCCTGCTATCCCCACCAGTTAGTAATCCACCGTCACCTGAAAAGCCTTGATTTGCCTCGACAGGCCTCAGGTGAGGCTTCAGCACTGATTCACCCTCAGCTGCAGGATCGCGACTGGATTCCCTTGAGCTGCGGTGATCCTCTGTTTGTATCGGCCCAGGGAACAACCATTGCCTATGAGGGGCCTGACGGGGCGATTCCCGTTTTCATCAATGAAGCGGCATACGCGGAAAAGGCCATTGCCCTCAGCCTCACGAGCCGTGAAGAGTGGCCCCTGTCCCAGAACTGGACAGAGGCCCTTGCCCTGCTGCTGAAACGGGGTCAGCGAGGCGAACCGTTGTAAATGATGCTGAGGACACTGCGACCGTCAGGAGAGATCTGAATTTCGGTTTCTGTGGTGGCATCGCTGCCGTCTTCAGGCCAACCCGGATCTCCACCAAGGAAGCTGAAGGTGTAACCGCTGGGGGAGTCGTCCACAAGACAATCGCCGCCGCCCGAGCTGGTTTGGAACATGCAGGGCTGGGGGCGGTAAACGCTGAGTCCACCGTTTTCGGTCACAGCTGTATTGCGCGCCAGATTCAATGCACGCACTTGTGACGCTGGAACGCCTGCCTGTGCCATGACAGGTGCGCCTGCAAGGAAGCCTGTTCCAGCTATCACAGCCAGGGCCGTTAAAGAAGAGAGTTTCATGACCTTTAGGAAGTCACTTCTATCGGAGTCAGAGCATCAGCGTCTGTCAACTAATCCGTTGTGGTCCGTTGACCAGTGGGCTCATCGGATCGGGCCGTTGTAAGGAACAGCCAGGATTCTCTCTCCGTTAGGTGAGACGAGAACTCTTGTTTCCAGAGTGGGACTTGGGGGTGATTGCCGCTCCCAGCCTGGTGGACCGCCGCGGAAGCCGAACAGAAAACCCTGGTCCGATTTAGAGATCAGGCATGAGCTCGCTCCTGTTTCATACATGCAGGCTGCCGCGCGGTAGGACGCGAGCCCTCCGTTCATCGATTCCGCCCTCATTCTT
Above is a genomic segment from Synechococcus sp. UW179A containing:
- a CDS encoding ABC-F family ATP-binding cassette domain-containing protein codes for the protein MSLISLVDASKDFGIRTLFEDLTLHIREGDRVGLIGPNGAGKSTLLRILSGKEPLGGGERRCSSRLKIELVGQDSTVDPGLTVLEQVLAGCGEKRELLLRFSEVSEAVARSPENTRLMRELGALSERMDEEGAWGLEQQCQEVLQRLGISDLHRPVEDLSGGYRKRVGLASALVAGPDVLLLDEPTNHLDAAAVEWLQSWLDRYPGAVVLVTHDRYVLDRVTRRIVEVEKGQASSIDGNYSAYLQRKADQEVSEAAEAARFKSVMRRELAWLRQGPKARSTKQKARIQRIEAMRAAPSKNNRNQLEMSSVSRRIGKLAIEVEELMVTADGQADGPVLLKDFTYSFSPEDRVGIIGPNGSGKSTLLDLIAGRRQATAGSLRLGETVQLGYLDQHTDALAEGRGLERKVIEFVEEAASRIDLGGEQLSASQLLERFLFPPAQQHSPLSKLSGGERRRLSLCRMLIQAPNVLLLDEPTNDLDVQTLSVLEDLLEDFRGCVVVVSHDRYFLDRTVDRLFCFEEGRLQRFEGNYSAFLDHRRDKEKIAAAGGNRNRANGESTSKESAPKNKGPRRRSFKESRELETIERELPQMEQRKADLEQAISSRQGDLTNLSQDLARLLEALATSEERWLELSELVP
- a CDS encoding DUF2301 domain-containing membrane protein; this encodes MTTADPQFDGIYGPFTITSTDREEVQRYRICLLIGGVSLSVGLLQWWMVGGQWAWLWLLPLCISLGLALQWIHIYLRPLHRALQLFWLIGSLGWLVLLLQAPASEALNTLASQPLWLLAVGPMFAALTGIGFKEFFCFRRPEAIGLTLLLPVALLGRLLGLIGKGPCWMLVLFAGLLLVVLAVRKFGMEAAADVGDKSVFAYLDAQREVAGP
- a CDS encoding glutathione S-transferase C-terminal domain-containing protein yields the protein MSIPPLIVRNVRKGWQWQWQRLMTGLGPADDEGNYQRPDSAPMQTSVPAADDLQEREPDRRPRLLIGRSCPWAHRAWLMVKLRGLESTLGVITAKADHEEGRWRLDPSWLGCTSLLELYRRCGAEPSLRATVPVLVDPGRTEQHKPHLLGNDSTPLTSALNRWPAAPEAPDLAPASLQERIESWQQLLQPALNDGVYRCGFARNQSAYNLASAAMDDALQELEGSLRQEGPWLCGATLTLADVRLFPTLIRWETVYSPLFGCSARPLWMLPELWKWRQRFLALPGVEATCDATAWRHDYFGALFPLNPGGIVPEGPKLSTLVNSTIPLP
- a CDS encoding aspartoacylase, which codes for MASPRVLVVAGTHGNEVNAPWLLEQWVAHNELIDACGCVVQTVIGNPEARAVGRRYRDRDLNRSFRPDLLQQCAINPEQCDREMLRAQELLSQFGPKGQRPCDLVFDLHSTTAAMGNCLVVYGRRPADLALAALVQSSLGLQVYLHEADAAQQGFMVERWPCGLVIEVGPVPQSVRRHDIVDQTRLALQAVFLAIADVVSGKACYPHQLVIHRHLKSLDLPRQASGEASALIHPQLQDRDWIPLSCGDPLFVSAQGTTIAYEGPDGAIPVFINEAAYAEKAIALSLTSREEWPLSQNWTEALALLLKRGQRGEPL